In Blastocatellia bacterium, the genomic stretch ACATGAAGCGCGCGCTTGAGCTGGCGCGGCGTGGCCTGGGGCGGGTCAGCCCGAACCCGGCTGTCGGCGCGGTGCTGGTTCGCGATGGCCGCGTCGTCGGCGAAGGCTATTTTCTCTACGAGCACTTGAAGCACGCCGAAGTCTACGCGCTTGAGCAGGCAGGCGAGCAAGCGCGCGGCGCGACGCTCTATTGTAGCCTTGAGCCCTGCTGTTTTCAGGGGCGCACGCCGCCTTGTACGGACGCCTTGATTGCGGCGGGTGTAGCGCGGGCGGTGATTGCCGTCGCCGACCCGCACCCGCGGGTTCGCGGGCGTGGCCTCGAACAACTGCGCCGCGCCGGGATCGAGGTCGAGGTCGGGCTGTGCGAAGATGAAGCCCGGCAATTGAACGAAGACTTCTTCGAGTTTCAAGGCTCAATAGCCGCTCGCAGCGAATTGATAGATTGATTACTCCAAAGAAAAGTCTCGGTCAGAACTTCCTCGCCGACCCTCAGGTTGCGCGCCGCATCGTGGATCGCGTCGCGCCCGAGCCGCATGACTTGATCCTCGAAATCGGCCCCGGCACCGGCGCGCTCACTGCGCTGCTCGCCGAAGCCGGAGGTTACCTGGTGGCCATCGAGATTGATCGGCGGCTGATCGAAGAACTGCAAAGCCGTTTTGCCGGCGACCGCGTGACGATCATCGAAGCCGACGCGCTCGCGGTTGACTGGAACGAGGTACTCGATAGGGCAGGCACCGCCTGGCGCAACGCCACCGGCATGACAGGCGAGCCGCGTGCCCGCGTGGTTGCGAATCTGCCTTATTACATTTCGACGCCAATCATCGAGCGGCTAATGGCCACAGGCCGCCGCCTCTTTGACATGACGCTGATGCTGCAAAGCGAAGTCGTTGAGCGCATCGCCAGCCCGCCCGGCAGCCGCGAGTATGGCTACCTGTCGGTGCTGGTGCAGTATCATTGCCTGGCGACAAAGCTGTTTGAAGTGTCGCCTGCCGCCTTCCGCCCGCGCCCGAAAGTGCAATCGGCCATCTTGCGCCTGCTGGTTCGCCAGCAGCCCGCGGTTGATGTGGCAGACCGCGCGGGATTTTTCGCGCTGGTGCGCGCAGCGTTTGCGCAGCGGCGCAAGACCATCGCCAATAACCTGAAGGCCGCTCGCCTGGCGCTCGGCATTAACGAAGAGATCGACGCGGTGCTGGCGCGCGCCGGCATCGAGCCCATGCGCCGCGCCGAGACGTTATCGCTCGACGAGTTCGCTAAACTTTTTCATGCCCTGTTTGAATAACTGATGTAGAATGAATCCGCCGCCGGGTGATAGAAAATATAAAAACAGTGATGCTTCCCGGATGACCGGCGGTTAATCGTAACTCAACGCTCCGAATCGCTTCCCCACATCATCAACCGGGCTTGCCGTCTGGGCAACGCAGGGAGGCGAACGATGCTATTTAAAACTTTGAGCGCCGCCGTCTATGGCATTGATGCCTATGTGATGGACGTTGAAGTTGACCTGTCGCCAAAGGCGGGCGATAGCCTTGCGCCATCCTTCACGATGGTCGGCTTGCCCGATGCGGCGGTGCGCGAGAGCCGCGAGCGCATCCGCGCCGCCATCAACAACTGCGGCCTTTTCTTCCCCATTCACCGCGTCACGGTTAACCTCGCGCCCGCCGACATCAAGAAGGAAGGCTCTGGCTTTGACCTGCCCATCGCCGTCGGCATTCTCGGGGCCAACGGCGACCTCAAGTGCGAAAGCCTGGATGATACGGTGATTGTCGGCGAGCTGTCGCTCGATGGCCGCGTGCGGCCCATCAAGGGCGCGCTATCGATTGCGGTGGCGACGCGGGCGGGCGGCGCGCGTCGTTTGCT encodes the following:
- the ribD gene encoding bifunctional diaminohydroxyphosphoribosylaminopyrimidine deaminase/5-amino-6-(5-phosphoribosylamino)uracil reductase RibD, with translation MKYMKRALELARRGLGRVSPNPAVGAVLVRDGRVVGEGYFLYEHLKHAEVYALEQAGEQARGATLYCSLEPCCFQGRTPPCTDALIAAGVARAVIAVADPHPRVRGRGLEQLRRAGIEVEVGLCEDEARQLNEDFFEFQGSIAARSELID
- the rsmA gene encoding 16S rRNA (adenine(1518)-N(6)/adenine(1519)-N(6))-dimethyltransferase RsmA; this translates as MITPKKSLGQNFLADPQVARRIVDRVAPEPHDLILEIGPGTGALTALLAEAGGYLVAIEIDRRLIEELQSRFAGDRVTIIEADALAVDWNEVLDRAGTAWRNATGMTGEPRARVVANLPYYISTPIIERLMATGRRLFDMTLMLQSEVVERIASPPGSREYGYLSVLVQYHCLATKLFEVSPAAFRPRPKVQSAILRLLVRQQPAVDVADRAGFFALVRAAFAQRRKTIANNLKAARLALGINEEIDAVLARAGIEPMRRAETLSLDEFAKLFHALFE
- a CDS encoding magnesium chelatase domain-containing protein, with translation MLFKTLSAAVYGIDAYVMDVEVDLSPKAGDSLAPSFTMVGLPDAAVRESRERIRAAINNCGLFFPIHRVTVNLAPADIKKEGSGFDLPIAVGILGANGDLKCESLDDTVIVGELSLDGRVRPIKGALSIAVATRAGGARRLL